A segment of the uncultured Desulfobulbus sp. genome:
CCCGGGTGAGGCAAATGAATCTCGACAATGAGCCCGTGTTGATTATGGCGGTTGCGGATGGTGATTCGCCCGCCATGCTGTTGGACCACCTGATGGGCGATGGCCAGCCCCAGGCCGGTGCCACCGGTGTTTCGGTCCCTGGCCTCGGCCACGCGGAAAAAGGGATCCTTGAGATGCGGGATCGCCTCTTCAGGCACTCCCGGGCCATGGTCCCACACCTGAACGACGGCCCACACCGAGGCGGCCTCATCGGTGGTACTGAAGAGGCGTACGTTGACCTCTGTTGTGGGGCGGGTGTAATAGGCGGCGTTACGGACCACATTTTCAATGGCCTGGTGGAGCAGTTCCTGGGAGCCGATCACCGCAAGGGGCTCCATATCGAGCACCTTGACGCTTTTCTGTTGGCCGCTGGTTTCAAAGCTCACATCCTCGGCAATTTCTGCGATCAACAGGGGCAGATCCACCGCTGGCGTATCCTGATTGATGGTAAAGGCCTCGCTACGGGTCAGGGTGAGCAGCTGGCCGATCAGCGTATTGAGTCGCTCCGATTCCCGGCCTATGCGGGCCAGGATGTCGTCCTCATCTGCATTAAAGCGTTTTTTGGCCAGCTCAAGCGCCAGGTTCAGTCGGGCCAGTGGGGAACGCAGCTCATGGGAGATATCTAAAAGCAGACGTTTCTGGCCGTTGACCAGTCCTTCCATGCGTTCGGCCATATGGTCGAAATCCCGGGCCAAGTCGCCGATTTCGTTGCCCGGTTTGCCCAGGCTGGCACCAACCCTGGCCGAGAGATCGCCGGCGGCAATCTGGCGGCTGATGCGGCGGAGGCGGCCCAGGGGGGAACTGAACG
Coding sequences within it:
- a CDS encoding ATP-binding protein; its protein translation is MRSIFFRLLLSFFLTILLTGLISGLVMFSISRRSVDSFRHNFQQQLQNNIARSMVLMGQAAYVMRQHRGNAAFVNYIDEIEASMRTKLYLRIDGIVYPKSPPLNQDLLFQLDRTDFSHHPFIDDDGRKLIVAQELLSPEGKVYQVIGLHRLGPPPGMNSPPPGMDRPPPPGIGPTRDMPPPPRRQNERSFWSFWVGDKGVRLLVFLPVAGIICYLLARSFSSPLGRLRRISRQIAAGDLSARVGASLGKPGNEIGDLARDFDHMAERMEGLVNGQKRLLLDISHELRSPLARLNLALELAKKRFNADEDDILARIGRESERLNTLIGQLLTLTRSEAFTINQDTPAVDLPLLIAEIAEDVSFETSGQQKSVKVLDMEPLAVIGSQELLHQAIENVVRNAAYYTRPTTEVNVRLFSTTDEAASVWAVVQVWDHGPGVPEEAIPHLKDPFFRVAEARDRNTGGTGLGLAIAHQVVQQHGGRITIRNRHNQHGLIVEIHLPHPGGAA